A genome region from Mercenaria mercenaria strain notata chromosome 11, MADL_Memer_1, whole genome shotgun sequence includes the following:
- the LOC128546677 gene encoding uncharacterized protein LOC128546677, translating into MIPKPLQLLVLVVTVTETVVLVSGIQCYNCDSKSHRNVCGADFKLTSSNTTFIVDDCHFCNKYHFSNDGVYIRNCTKKTPGTIQFKFGCEEAKVNRTTVETCSCSDNLCNGAIPRLAALPSVIIVCLSVFYSLEPNFKLRI; encoded by the exons ATGATACCAAAACCGTTACAACTCTTGGTGTTGGTTGTTACTG TTACAGAAACAGTCGTGTTAGTGAGTGGCATCCAGTGCTACAATTGTGACTCAAAGTCACATCGTAACGTTTGTGGCGCGGACTTCAAGTTGACGTCTTCAAACACGACCTTCATTGTTGACGATTGTCACTTCTGTAACAAATACCATTTTTCAAACGATGGAG TGTATATCCGCAACTGTACCAAGAAAACGCCTGGCACTATCCAGTTCAAGTTTGGCTGCGAGGAAGCCAAAGTCAATAGAACAACGGTAGAGACCTGCTCCTGTTCTGACAATTTGTGCAATGGCGCAATACCAAGACTTGCAGCATTACCTTCTGTCATAATTGTTTGCCTGTCTGTATTTTATAGTCTTGAACCTAATTTCAAATTACGAATATAA